ACCAAGCCGTTCAGCGTGCGCGAACTGCAGGCGCGTATCCGGGCCCTGCTGCGGCGTCAAACCGGATATCAAAAGGACATCGAGGAGTTCACTTTCGGCGACGTGCACGTTGATTTCAAGAAGCAGGAGGCCATTAAGCGCGGGCAGCCGATCAAACTGTCAGCCAGGGAATTTGAAATCCTGAAATACTTTGTCCAGCACGAGGGTGAGGTGGTCACGCGCAATGCGCTGCTGGACGATGTGTGGGGCTATGAGGCCTATCCCACCACCCGGACGGTGGATAACTACATCCTCTCTATTCGCAAGAAAATTGAGGCTGACCCGGCCGAACCGCAGTACCTGCTAACGATCCACACTGCAGGATACAAGTTTGTGAAGTGAGCTGCACCCGGGTAACGATTTCCTGCTGCCTGCTCAGCTGATTCTTTTCAATCCCCTGAAATAGAAGACCAGGCCGACGGCCACCAGGCCCACGGCGCCGCCAACAACCTTGGTGACGAACCATAATGGCGAGGTTGCCACGTCGGTGGGCAGGGTGGCGAGGACGATAGAGATCGCGGTGGTGGCGAATCCGCACCCCGCTACCAGGGTCACCCCGATTGTGCCGCCGGGTATCATGAAGGCGGGCCTCTCTATGCCGGTGTTGCGCCGGCGCAGTACTGGCACGGCCAGGAAGAGGTACAGGTACGGGATGAAGTAGACAATGATGGTGGTATCGACCAGGACCAGGTACGCTTCCTCCACCGAGCTGCCCAGCGCCCCGAGCAATATGAAAATGGAGGCCCCGATCCCCTGGACCAGCAGCGCCACGTAGGGGG
The window above is part of the Candidatus Neomarinimicrobiota bacterium genome. Proteins encoded here:
- a CDS encoding response regulator transcription factor, with product TKPFSVRELQARIRALLRRQTGYQKDIEEFTFGDVHVDFKKQEAIKRGQPIKLSAREFEILKYFVQHEGEVVTRNALLDDVWGYEAYPTTRTVDNYILSIRKKIEADPAEPQYLLTIHTAGYKFVK